One part of the Marinifilum sp. JC120 genome encodes these proteins:
- a CDS encoding TVP38/TMEM64 family protein, giving the protein MHPKKRYSKKLFLHGAVIALVIGVLSFAAEHYGEGHLSALTAWIEASGNFAPFLFMIINVVGMVLVIPQTLFTVVAGVLFGAVKGTGLCLLSMAVGSSISFFLGRFVLRGRVFKKFRTDPNFMKMEMLSRKHPLKVLALSRIVPVVPYSVANYLWAATGVRFLPFLIMSVVCLIPETVFLTAGGHLLSSGVRMGTVNWEMLGVLAVAAALIFILVRAVRRSLDGEENKN; this is encoded by the coding sequence ATGCATCCAAAAAAAAGATATTCAAAAAAACTATTTTTGCATGGAGCCGTGATTGCTCTGGTTATTGGAGTGTTGTCATTTGCAGCCGAGCATTACGGAGAAGGACATCTTTCCGCTCTTACTGCATGGATTGAGGCCAGCGGTAATTTTGCACCATTTTTGTTCATGATTATCAATGTTGTGGGCATGGTTCTGGTTATTCCTCAGACGTTGTTTACGGTGGTGGCCGGGGTTCTTTTTGGTGCGGTCAAGGGAACAGGCCTGTGTTTGCTGAGCATGGCTGTGGGATCGTCCATATCCTTTTTTCTTGGGCGGTTTGTGCTGCGGGGACGGGTGTTCAAGAAATTTCGCACTGACCCGAACTTCATGAAAATGGAGATGCTCAGCCGCAAGCATCCGCTCAAAGTTCTGGCTTTAAGCAGAATTGTCCCCGTGGTTCCATATTCTGTAGCCAACTATCTCTGGGCGGCAACCGGGGTGCGTTTTTTGCCTTTTCTGATTATGAGTGTGGTTTGCCTGATCCCGGAGACGGTCTTTCTGACTGCGGGGGGACATCTCCTTTCTTCCGGGGTTCGTATGGGAACTGTGAACTGGGAAATGTTGGGCGTGCTGGCTGTTGCGGCCGCGCTGATCTTTATTCTCGTACGGGCGGTGCGGCGCAGTCTTGATGGAGAAGAAAATAAAAATTAA
- a CDS encoding patatin, with product MEENKTPESPEQKTGTEEQEKAQKAPERPSVALIIGSEGIKSFCALPFIEYLQQEKINLDLVIGVSGGALLAGFMGAGYDLKQIQEVFSKTVDPRFYTDVDYNSVLDIASTGMGRFTAESGILKTDCLRRTYETLFKKTDISDLSPKTLIATTDLETGKPVILEKGNLAQAIYASSAIYPLMPPGNVDGKRLIDGAFSSPVPIMECVKRQIDIIIAIYFDDACNPEPDSFVSSYFNTSRIFKRSILTSQLPLSIDLHHHEIIPVYIKHPRPIELWEVNKLTEIVHAGKVAFTNKKTDFKEAISEFKTKAKLREAERLRKESEHKLSQAKATAENRRHEEAVEKMKQGVSKKKKQVVSEQKTPEKNTASEKTDEQPQKRTFKIIKARKERKGSGT from the coding sequence ATGGAAGAGAACAAGACTCCTGAGTCCCCGGAACAGAAAACCGGAACAGAAGAGCAGGAAAAAGCACAAAAAGCCCCTGAACGACCTTCTGTGGCTCTGATTATCGGTTCGGAAGGTATCAAATCCTTCTGTGCCCTGCCTTTTATCGAATACCTGCAACAAGAAAAAATAAATCTGGATCTTGTTATTGGTGTAAGCGGCGGCGCGCTTCTGGCCGGATTCATGGGTGCGGGGTACGACCTCAAACAGATTCAGGAAGTCTTTTCCAAAACCGTGGACCCGCGTTTTTACACTGACGTGGACTACAACTCCGTACTGGACATCGCCAGCACTGGTATGGGTAGATTTACAGCTGAATCGGGTATCCTGAAAACAGACTGTTTGCGCCGCACATACGAAACCCTATTCAAAAAAACTGATATTTCCGACCTCTCTCCCAAAACCCTGATAGCTACCACCGACCTTGAAACCGGGAAACCGGTTATCCTTGAAAAAGGCAACCTAGCTCAGGCAATTTATGCAAGCAGTGCCATCTACCCGCTCATGCCTCCGGGCAATGTGGATGGCAAACGTCTTATTGACGGCGCATTTTCATCCCCAGTGCCCATCATGGAATGCGTAAAAAGGCAGATCGACATCATTATCGCCATTTATTTTGATGATGCCTGCAACCCGGAACCGGACAGTTTTGTATCCAGCTATTTCAATACCTCGCGCATCTTCAAACGCTCCATCCTAACCAGCCAGCTTCCCCTTTCAATTGACCTGCACCACCATGAAATCATCCCGGTCTATATCAAACACCCCCGGCCCATTGAACTCTGGGAGGTAAATAAACTCACTGAAATCGTGCACGCCGGAAAAGTAGCCTTCACCAACAAAAAAACAGATTTCAAGGAAGCTATCTCGGAATTTAAGACCAAAGCGAAGCTGCGTGAGGCTGAACGTCTGAGAAAAGAATCCGAGCATAAGCTTTCGCAGGCAAAAGCCACAGCTGAAAACAGAAGACATGAAGAGGCAGTGGAAAAAATGAAACAGGGTGTTTCTAAAAAAAAGAAACAAGTTGTTTCTGAGCAAAAAACACCTGAAAAAAACACCGCCTCAGAAAAAACAGACGAGCAGCCTCAAAAACGCACTTTCAAAATCATCAAAGCACGCAAAGAACGTAAAGGAAGTGGCACATGA
- a CDS encoding arylesterase produces MAKITLAAFGDSLTEGYGLPAYSSLPAQLERKLLEEGFHVAINNFGLSGDTSADGLFRLANVIESEPDAVYIEFGANDCFQLMDPEQTKLNISSMVEAFQEANIPVLLLGFKSMNFTPQSYATEFNLIFKEVAEKFNIPLYPSLTEGIGESPEYYQPDGVHPNSEGVAVMVENMFPAFKSFLEPISG; encoded by the coding sequence ATGGCAAAGATCACATTGGCAGCATTCGGGGACAGCCTCACCGAGGGATACGGACTTCCGGCATACAGTTCCCTTCCGGCTCAGCTTGAACGCAAGCTGCTGGAAGAAGGCTTCCATGTGGCAATAAACAATTTCGGCCTGTCCGGGGATACTTCCGCGGACGGGCTTTTCCGCCTTGCCAATGTAATTGAGAGTGAACCCGATGCGGTCTACATTGAGTTCGGGGCCAACGACTGCTTTCAGCTCATGGACCCGGAGCAGACCAAACTGAATATTTCAAGCATGGTGGAAGCTTTTCAGGAAGCGAATATCCCGGTCCTGCTGCTCGGTTTCAAATCCATGAACTTTACCCCTCAATCCTACGCCACTGAGTTCAACCTCATTTTCAAAGAAGTTGCCGAAAAATTCAACATCCCGCTTTACCCGTCCCTGACCGAAGGGATCGGAGAATCCCCGGAATACTACCAGCCGGACGGAGTACATCCTAACAGTGAAGGCGTAGCTGTCATGGTTGAAAACATGTTCCCGGCATTCAAATCTTTTCTGGAGCCCATCTCCGGGTAA
- a CDS encoding response regulator: MLNAEKCTAETNFANGAVRPLNILLAEDCENNVLLVQLYLKKLPYSIDVAENGSEAFELFQRKVYDVVLMDIEMPVTDGYEATTLIRGFEQENSREKTPIVAVTAHALPENEDKAYEVGCDYFLTKPVRKADLISTVQKYGASEAI, from the coding sequence ATGCTTAACGCTGAGAAATGTACTGCCGAAACAAATTTTGCCAACGGAGCAGTCAGGCCTTTGAATATTTTACTTGCCGAAGATTGTGAGAACAACGTGCTTCTGGTGCAGCTGTACCTGAAGAAGCTGCCGTATTCTATTGATGTGGCTGAAAATGGTAGTGAAGCTTTTGAGCTGTTTCAGCGGAAAGTATACGATGTTGTGCTTATGGATATAGAAATGCCCGTGACTGATGGTTACGAGGCAACTACACTGATTCGCGGTTTTGAACAGGAAAACAGTCGCGAGAAGACTCCTATTGTCGCTGTTACAGCCCACGCTCTGCCGGAAAATGAGGATAAAGCCTATGAAGTGGGCTGTGATTATTTCTTGACCAAGCCGGTCCGCAAGGCTGATCTTATCTCTACTGTCCAGAAATACGGGGCCAGCGAAGCCATTTAG
- a CDS encoding D-2-hydroxyacid dehydrogenase, with protein sequence MKTIILDGYTLNPGDNPWTGLEEICELTVHDRTEPEDIIERAADADIILTNKTALSAKIIKKLPRLKFISVLATGYNVVDLEAAAARNIPVSNVPGYSPPSVAQHVFALLLNHSNRVAMHDRAVKEGQWAQQKDFCFWNAPLIELAGKKIGIVGFGDIGKKVGTIANSFGMEVLVYAPRPKPAPEYTPFSFVSLEELFREADAVSLHCPLTADNEKFVDKKLLSTMKSNAYLINTARGPLINETDLAAALTSGIIAGAALDVVEEEPMMPGNPLSGTPNLTITPHIAWATLEARSRLTDTTVENVKAFLNGKTVNVVNGV encoded by the coding sequence ATGAAAACTATTATCCTCGACGGCTACACTCTCAATCCCGGCGACAATCCATGGACCGGGTTGGAAGAAATCTGCGAACTCACCGTACATGACCGCACAGAACCGGAAGACATAATCGAGCGCGCCGCTGACGCGGATATTATCCTGACCAACAAAACCGCCCTCAGTGCGAAAATCATCAAGAAACTGCCCAGACTTAAATTTATCTCCGTGCTGGCCACCGGCTACAATGTAGTTGATCTGGAAGCAGCGGCAGCACGAAACATCCCGGTATCAAATGTTCCGGGATACTCTCCCCCTTCAGTTGCCCAGCACGTTTTCGCCCTGCTGCTGAACCACTCCAACAGGGTTGCCATGCACGACCGGGCAGTAAAAGAGGGCCAGTGGGCACAACAGAAGGATTTCTGTTTCTGGAACGCACCGCTCATTGAACTGGCCGGAAAAAAAATAGGCATAGTTGGATTCGGTGATATTGGAAAAAAAGTAGGAACCATCGCCAATTCATTCGGTATGGAAGTTTTGGTTTATGCACCGAGACCGAAACCAGCCCCAGAGTATACCCCGTTCAGCTTCGTATCCCTTGAAGAACTTTTCCGGGAAGCAGATGCTGTTTCACTGCATTGCCCGCTGACTGCTGACAATGAAAAATTCGTCGATAAAAAACTGCTCTCAACCATGAAAAGCAATGCTTACCTGATCAACACCGCCCGCGGACCGCTCATTAATGAAACAGATCTGGCCGCAGCACTGACCAGCGGCATTATCGCCGGAGCCGCACTCGATGTGGTTGAAGAAGAACCCATGATGCCCGGCAATCCACTTTCAGGAACACCGAACCTGACCATTACTCCGCACATTGCATGGGCAACTCTTGAGGCCCGCTCAAGATTGACCGACACAACCGTTGAGAATGTGAAAGCTTTTCTGAATGGGAAGACGGTAAATGTAGTAAACGGAGTTTAG
- a CDS encoding PilZ domain-containing protein, which translates to MGKDKVKSKPGLVSKLKTKLDRMLGRSTDESLDIEFKPQKDIPAARRAYRIDVDNMHVICRVPRVKCRIIDISASGIGFASSKEFPVGTVVDAVLIWSGKPVLKNLKLKIARRTPKIVGCEFTDLERSQDKVISKLVLAAQKRLIQKKHSGKHPDMTEQEVAKEIEAQKKRGLTPTSDKKFKL; encoded by the coding sequence ATGGGGAAAGATAAGGTAAAAAGTAAACCCGGACTGGTGAGCAAGTTAAAAACCAAGCTGGACCGCATGCTCGGCAGAAGCACAGACGAGTCGCTGGACATCGAATTCAAGCCGCAAAAAGACATCCCTGCCGCGCGCAGAGCTTACCGGATTGATGTAGACAACATGCATGTCATCTGCCGTGTGCCCAGAGTCAAGTGCCGTATTATAGACATCAGTGCCAGCGGCATCGGCTTTGCCAGCAGTAAAGAATTTCCAGTAGGCACAGTTGTGGACGCAGTTTTGATCTGGTCTGGAAAGCCTGTGCTGAAAAATCTGAAGCTTAAAATTGCCAGACGGACCCCCAAAATAGTGGGCTGCGAATTTACCGACCTTGAAAGATCTCAGGACAAAGTCATCAGCAAGCTTGTCCTTGCCGCCCAGAAACGGTTGATCCAGAAAAAGCACTCCGGCAAACACCCGGACATGACCGAACAAGAAGTGGCGAAAGAAATCGAAGCCCAGAAAAAAAGAGGGCTCACTCCGACATCCGATAAAAAATTCAAACTCTAG
- the rfbA gene encoding glucose-1-phosphate thymidylyltransferase, which translates to MKGIILAGGSGTRLYPLTRVVSKQLLPVYDKPMIYYPLSIHMMSGIRDILIISTPEDLHRFEDLLGDGSNLGVNISYKVQPKPEGLAQAFIIGEDFIGDDSVSLILGDNIFYGHDLPHILQKAACRKDGGTVFAYAVKDPKRYGVVEFDKKQSVISIEEKPEEPKSKFAVTGLYFYDNSVIEIAKSIKPSARGELEITDVNNEYLKRSKLNVELLGRGYAWLDMGTHQSLLRAASYVEAVQERQGFMLACLEEIAFRMGYITSEELKAMATDMLKNDYGQYLMEIYNDAKAD; encoded by the coding sequence CCGGAGGTTCCGGCACAAGACTTTACCCCCTGACAAGGGTGGTCAGTAAACAGCTTCTGCCTGTTTATGACAAGCCCATGATCTACTACCCGCTCTCCATCCATATGATGTCGGGCATCCGCGATATCCTGATCATTTCCACCCCTGAAGACCTGCATAGATTTGAAGACCTCCTCGGTGACGGCTCAAATCTCGGAGTTAATATTTCCTATAAAGTTCAGCCCAAACCGGAAGGTCTGGCGCAGGCTTTCATCATCGGTGAAGATTTCATCGGGGACGACAGCGTCAGCCTGATCCTCGGGGATAACATTTTTTACGGACACGACCTGCCACATATCCTGCAAAAAGCAGCCTGCCGTAAAGACGGCGGTACAGTTTTCGCCTACGCGGTCAAAGACCCCAAAAGATATGGTGTGGTTGAATTCGACAAAAAACAGTCCGTGATCAGTATCGAGGAAAAGCCTGAAGAACCGAAATCTAAATTCGCGGTCACCGGACTGTATTTTTATGACAACTCAGTGATCGAAATAGCCAAAAGTATCAAGCCCTCTGCACGCGGAGAACTTGAGATCACCGATGTGAACAACGAATACCTCAAACGAAGCAAACTCAATGTAGAACTGCTTGGGCGCGGCTACGCATGGTTGGATATGGGCACCCACCAATCCCTGCTCCGGGCAGCCTCTTATGTTGAAGCAGTACAGGAAAGACAGGGCTTCATGCTTGCCTGTCTGGAAGAAATCGCCTTCCGCATGGGCTACATCACTTCCGAGGAGCTGAAAGCAATGGCCACCGACATGCTCAAAAACGATTACGGTCAATACCTGATGGAAATTTATAACGACGCAAAGGCTGATTAA